One window of the Methanomassiliicoccaceae archaeon DOK genome contains the following:
- the truD gene encoding tRNA pseudouridine(13) synthase TruD, protein MRCYLCPAEGTGGHLKTLPEDFVVTEISDPPRAKENGDYTIATVVSRNWETNRLVRIMARSMGMSRERIGFAGTKDKRAVTTQLMSFKCPPEDLAKVDLKDVEIRDAYRGSRAIQIGDLIGNEFEITVKDCTMDPARIPETVAEDISVIKRTGGFPNYFGVQRFGVVRPVTHLVGERLVRGDIEGAVRTYVCFTTPEEDEGLQEIRGSLEGTTDWSAAARVMPEPMSFEKTMAQVLAGGGSWVDAIDAMPTNLQMMFVHAYQSYLFNEMLSLRIQRGLPINMPVEGDVVIPLDPKGAPQHENPVMTTSKNVDLVARQVRAGRAFVTGALFGSETVLAEGEMGEIERKVIEDNGLEAQDFVIPGLPKCSSKGGRRELMCPVKDIASEFRDDGYTLRFSLPKGNYATCLMREFMKSEMRDY, encoded by the coding sequence CCAGGGCCAAGGAGAACGGAGACTACACGATAGCTACCGTCGTCAGCCGCAACTGGGAGACCAACCGCCTCGTCAGGATCATGGCCCGCAGCATGGGCATGTCCAGGGAGAGGATCGGCTTCGCCGGGACCAAGGACAAGCGCGCCGTCACGACACAGCTCATGTCGTTCAAGTGCCCTCCGGAGGATCTCGCCAAGGTGGACCTCAAGGATGTGGAGATAAGGGACGCGTACAGGGGCAGCAGGGCCATCCAGATCGGGGACCTCATAGGGAACGAGTTCGAGATCACCGTCAAGGACTGCACGATGGATCCCGCCCGCATACCCGAGACGGTCGCCGAGGACATATCCGTCATAAAGAGGACAGGCGGATTCCCCAACTACTTCGGGGTCCAGAGGTTCGGAGTCGTCAGGCCCGTCACACATCTGGTCGGCGAGAGACTGGTCAGGGGCGACATAGAGGGCGCCGTGAGGACGTACGTGTGCTTCACGACCCCAGAGGAGGACGAGGGGCTCCAGGAGATCCGCGGATCCCTGGAGGGGACCACGGACTGGTCCGCGGCTGCAAGGGTCATGCCCGAGCCCATGTCGTTCGAGAAGACTATGGCCCAGGTGCTCGCCGGGGGCGGCAGCTGGGTGGATGCGATCGACGCGATGCCCACGAACCTCCAGATGATGTTCGTCCACGCCTACCAGTCATACCTTTTCAACGAGATGCTCAGCCTGAGGATCCAGAGGGGTCTGCCGATAAACATGCCCGTCGAGGGGGATGTGGTCATCCCGCTGGACCCCAAGGGCGCACCTCAGCACGAGAACCCCGTCATGACGACTTCGAAGAACGTCGACCTCGTCGCCAGGCAGGTCCGCGCGGGACGCGCGTTCGTGACCGGGGCCCTCTTCGGATCGGAGACCGTTCTCGCCGAGGGCGAGATGGGGGAGATCGAGAGGAAGGTCATCGAGGACAACGGCCTCGAGGCCCAGGACTTCGTCATCCCCGGGCTGCCGAAATGCAGTTCCAAGGGCGGCAGGAGGGAGCTCATGTGCCCTGTGAAGGACATAGCCAGCGAGTTCCGCGACGACGGCTACACGCTGAGGTTCTCCCTTCCCAAGGGCAACTACGCCACGTGCCTCATGAGGGAGTTCATGAAGTCCGAGATGAGGGACTACTGA